One window of Candidatus Margulisiibacteriota bacterium genomic DNA carries:
- a CDS encoding homoserine O-acetyltransferase — MVETKYFEFPELNLESGGRLGPVTVAYETYGSLNDAKSNTILIFHALSGDAHVAGRHAVEDKKPGWWDNMVGPGKAFDTNKYYIICANVLGGCRGTTGPSSLNPKTGKPYGPDFPLITIKDMVNCQLKLLDYLGIETVLAATGGSMGGMLALQLAVSAPNRVRNVIGVATSAHVSAQNIAFNEVGRRAIIGDPHWYGGSYYDKNPPSDGLSIARMIGHITYLSDKTMREKFGRKLQPGKGFAAKFGDHQFEVESYLKYKGTTFTERFDANSYLYITKAIDLFNLEDEGGGSLAKALAKATSRFLLIHFSSDWLFPEYQALELVDALKDNLANVSFRVIESNYGHDAFLLEEEELTKTIVSFLEGAK, encoded by the coding sequence CTGGTAGAAACCAAATATTTTGAGTTCCCGGAGCTGAACCTGGAGAGTGGCGGAAGGCTTGGGCCGGTGACGGTCGCCTACGAAACCTACGGGTCTCTAAACGATGCCAAAAGTAACACGATCCTGATCTTCCACGCCCTCTCGGGAGATGCCCATGTCGCCGGCCGGCATGCGGTTGAAGATAAAAAGCCAGGCTGGTGGGACAACATGGTCGGTCCGGGGAAAGCGTTCGACACCAATAAATATTATATTATCTGTGCCAACGTCCTTGGCGGCTGCAGAGGGACGACTGGTCCCTCGTCATTAAATCCCAAAACCGGCAAGCCATATGGGCCGGATTTTCCGCTGATTACCATCAAGGACATGGTCAATTGCCAGCTCAAGCTTTTGGATTATCTCGGAATTGAAACGGTTTTAGCCGCAACCGGGGGATCAATGGGGGGGATGCTTGCCCTGCAACTGGCGGTTAGCGCGCCTAACCGGGTCCGCAATGTGATCGGCGTTGCCACTTCCGCCCACGTCTCGGCGCAAAATATTGCTTTTAACGAAGTCGGCCGCCGGGCGATCATTGGCGATCCCCACTGGTATGGCGGGTCGTATTACGATAAAAATCCGCCCAGCGACGGGCTCTCGATCGCCAGGATGATTGGCCACATCACTTATTTAAGCGACAAGACGATGAGGGAAAAATTTGGGCGGAAGCTCCAGCCGGGGAAAGGCTTTGCCGCCAAGTTTGGCGACCACCAATTTGAAGTGGAAAGTTATCTTAAATACAAGGGAACGACCTTTACCGAGCGGTTTGACGCCAACAGTTATCTTTACATTACCAAAGCGATTGATCTTTTTAACCTGGAAGACGAAGGGGGCGGGTCTCTGGCCAAGGCGCTGGCCAAGGCGACCAGTCGGTTTTTACTTATCCACTTTAGTTCCGACTGGCTTTTTCCGGAATATCAGGCGCTGGAACTGGTCGACGCGCTCAAAGACAATCTGGCCAATGTCTCTTTTAGGGTGATCGAATCAAATTACGGGCATGACGCTTTTCTCCTGGAAGAAGAAGAATTAACCAAGACGATCGTCAGTTTCCTGGAAGGGGCCAAATAA
- the metW gene encoding methionine biosynthesis protein MetW: protein MGYRTKIKPDYNLIESLIPAGARVLDLGCGDGTLLSLLQERKKVKGIGIDIYSEGLNECLKKGLSVLQLDLNNGLASFKSGSFDYVILNMTLQATYNPLLLIKEMVRVGHRAIVGFPNFGHWKLVLSLLLKERMPKNKTLPYEWYNTPNIRLMTIKDFRILCRENGIRIIGETFLGEDGEKTGGRLISWRAAEGVFEITARERCQW from the coding sequence ATGGGGTATCGAACTAAGATCAAACCAGATTACAATTTGATTGAGAGCCTGATTCCTGCCGGAGCCAGGGTGCTGGACCTTGGGTGCGGCGATGGGACCCTGCTTTCTCTTTTACAGGAGCGAAAAAAGGTCAAAGGGATCGGGATCGATATCTATTCGGAAGGGCTTAATGAATGCCTGAAGAAAGGGTTATCGGTCCTTCAGCTTGACCTGAATAATGGATTGGCCAGCTTTAAAAGCGGTTCGTTTGATTACGTTATTTTAAATATGACTTTGCAGGCGACTTATAATCCGCTATTGCTTATAAAAGAGATGGTCAGGGTTGGCCATCGGGCGATCGTAGGCTTTCCCAACTTTGGCCACTGGAAACTGGTTTTGAGCCTGCTTTTAAAAGAGCGGATGCCCAAGAACAAGACCCTCCCATACGAGTGGTACAACACCCCTAATATACGGCTGATGACGATCAAAGACTTTCGGATCCTTTGCCGGGAGAACGGGATTAGGATCATTGGCGAGACTTTTTTAGGCGAAGATGGCGAGAAAACTGGCGGACGGCTGATCAGCTGGCGCGCCGCCGAAGGGGTTTTTGAAATAACCGCGCGCGAGAGGTGTCAATGGTAA